The Streptomyces hundungensis genome contains the following window.
CGGCGTGTCCGCATATGTGACGGCAGCGGTGCGGCATCAGCTCGCCATGGACGGCCTCGCCGAGATCGTGGCCGCCTACGAAGCCGATCACGAGCCGCTGAGCGACGCCGAAGTCCAGGCCGCGCAGAGCGAACTGTTCGGTGACGCACCGGCGCCCTACGCGTCGAACGACAGCGCCGCATGAAGGAGCCTGCGGCCAGGTCCCTGGTGCTCGACTCCCAGGCACTGTCGCTGCTGCTGCGCAACGACCGCCAGATGATCACTCGAATCGAGGCTGCTCGTCGCGTAGGCGTGCCCGTCCTTGTGTCGGCCCTGACCGTGGTGGAGGCCGTCTACGGCAAGACGGACATCGCCCAGCTGCGCTGGCTGCTCTCCCGCCTTCAGGTCCAGGACGTCACCCAGGCGGACAGCCTCACCGCAGTGCAGCTACTGAGCGACGCGGGCGGCCTGCACGGTCACAAGTACGCCATCGACGCCCTCGTCGCCGCGATGGCGCTCCGCTCCCCGGCACCCGTCCTCGTGCTGACCTCGGACCGCGACGACTGGTCGAAGCTGTGCGGCGACCACGTACAGATCAAGGACGTCTGACCTCTCGGCGCTTACTCAGGTTGAATCCACCTACTGATCGACTGCCGCTTCGTAGAAGGCATCCGCGAGAGCGACGATGATCGCGTTGATGGCCGGCCCATCGGTGAAGAAGTAGTCAGCCATCGTGTTGTGGGCGTCCTGGTTGTCTGCGACCGCCTCCGTGACGGCAGCTTGGAAGTCCTGTGACTCCAGGAACTGCTTCTTGGAGTTCACCTTGGTCTGCTGGACCAGGTTTGGGTCAGCCAGCAGCCGCTGCACGAGGCACTGTACGAACTCCCTGATCTGGGAAACAGCGAACGTTTCGGCGCCGAAGAGGTCGTTCATCTTGTCTATGACGATCTGAAGCGCGACGTACTTCGGATCCTTCTTCGCGCCCGTGCCGGCGGCGCTGATGCCCTTCAGCTGCCCGTCGCCCACGAGCGAGATGTCGACCGAGATCGCCTTGTTGTGCTTGACCCCGACCAGCACCACGTCGGAGAGGTCCACGTCGGCCGCCCAAGCGGACTCGGCAATCACCTTCTCCAGCAGGCGCAGGAAGATCGAGAGCGACTCCATGTAGGTATCGCCGTAGTTGACGATCTGGGACATGAAGTCGTAGAGCCGTACGTAGGTGGAGACGTCCTTGCGGAACAGGTCGAGCTCCTGGAGCTTTACTTTGTCTTCCTCCTCGATCGCCCGCGCATAGCGGCGGCGGAAGTCGTACTGCGCCGGGCTGATCGCCGCCGAGAGAGCGTTGTTGCCCTTCCGCGTCACCCACAGTTCGGCGACCTTGCGGACATCGTCCTCGGTGTAGATTCCGGCCTGGGCGAGCTTGTTGGCCAGGTGGACGACGACATACGGGTCGGTCTCGGTCTCCAGAGTCGCGTTCTTGAAGTAGGGCTCGAAGGCCGTCTTGATGTCCTCGGGCTTGTTGGCGAAGTCGATGACGAACGTCTTGCGCTTCTGCTCTCCACCAGCGGTGCGGTGGGTGCGGTTGAGGCGCGAGAGCGTCTGCACGGCGGTGACGCCCGACAGCTTCTTGTCGACGTACATAGCCGTGAGTAAGGGCTGGTCGAACCCGGTCTGGAACTTGTTGGCGACCAGCATGATCTTGTACGTGTCGCCTTTGAACGACTCCGCCAGATCAGCCCCGGCGCCGGGGTTCATATTGGCCTCGGTGAACTCGTCGTCCTTCGACGGCTGCGGACCCCAGTCGCTGTGCCACGTCTCGTCCTCGAGCATCGTCACCCCGCCCGAAAAGGCCACCAGGGTGCGGAAGTTATAGGAGGCGTCCTCGGTGCGGCGCTTACCGATGTAGGCGTCTATCGCCAGCTTGTACTTCACCGCGGACTTGCGGGAGTCGGTCACCACCATGGCCTTCGCCTTGCCTTCGAGGAGGTGGGCGACATTGGCGTGGAAGTGCTCGACGATGATCTGCACCTTCTGGCTGACGTTCGTCGGGTGGAGCTGAACCCACCTCATCAGCCCCTTGCGGGCGGCGACCTCCTCGACCTCTCCCCCGTCACCGCTCTCGGCCCTGCCGGCGATCTTCAGCGCGGTGTCGTAGGACTGATAGCCCTTGAGCACGTCGAGGATGTAGCCCTCCTCGATTGCCTGCTTCATCGAGTACAGGTGGAACTCGCGCGGCTTCCCGTCGAGCCCCTTGCGGCCGAACAGCTCGAGGGTCTTGTTCTTCGGCGTCGCGGTGAAGGCGAAGTAAGAGATATTCTCCGATTCGGCCCGCTCGGTCATCTCCGAAGCCAGCACCGACTCCACATCGACATCCCCGCCCTCCTCGATCTCCTTGAGCTCCTCGGCCGTCAGTGCCTGCTTCAGCTTCGAGGAGATCTGCCCCGACTGGGAGGAGTGCGCCTCATCAGCGATCACGGCGAATCGCTTGCCCTTCAGG
Protein-coding sequences here:
- a CDS encoding PIN domain-containing protein, producing the protein MKEPAARSLVLDSQALSLLLRNDRQMITRIEAARRVGVPVLVSALTVVEAVYGKTDIAQLRWLLSRLQVQDVTQADSLTAVQLLSDAGGLHGHKYAIDALVAAMALRSPAPVLVLTSDRDDWSKLCGDHVQIKDV
- a CDS encoding type I restriction endonuclease subunit R; this translates as MAAHNEVVFETEICEYLRDHGWLYSKNDRDGGEYDRERALFPADLFAWLESTQKLAYEKALKAAGSQAKFLDVLTAALDKPLEHGGGTLNILRNGVQYIGGGRLKMAQFRPDTSLNATTVSHYEAMRVRVVRQVHFSTADQRTIDLVFFINGLPVATVELKTDFTQSLDEAINQYKHDRNPLTNGRSEPLLSFGHRALVHFAVSNGLAAMTTKLEGDKTHFLPFNIGFDSGAGNPPGADDGSATAYLWKRVWEKHAWLNVIGRLMIVQTKEEWDVTTGTSVRRTSMLFPRFHQWEAVTNIVAAVKEEGVGHRYLIEHSAGSGKTNTIAWTAHGLARLHDAHDRKVFDSVIVVVDRTVLDSQLQDAIRQIDGNKKIVATISPEDVRKAGAKSKSGLLAQALKSGELIIAVTVQTFPYALEEIRTDASLKGKRFAVIADEAHSSQSGQISSKLKQALTAEELKEIEEGGDVDVESVLASEMTERAESENISYFAFTATPKNKTLELFGRKGLDGKPREFHLYSMKQAIEEGYILDVLKGYQSYDTALKIAGRAESGDGGEVEEVAARKGLMRWVQLHPTNVSQKVQIIVEHFHANVAHLLEGKAKAMVVTDSRKSAVKYKLAIDAYIGKRRTEDASYNFRTLVAFSGGVTMLEDETWHSDWGPQPSKDDEFTEANMNPGAGADLAESFKGDTYKIMLVANKFQTGFDQPLLTAMYVDKKLSGVTAVQTLSRLNRTHRTAGGEQKRKTFVIDFANKPEDIKTAFEPYFKNATLETETDPYVVVHLANKLAQAGIYTEDDVRKVAELWVTRKGNNALSAAISPAQYDFRRRYARAIEEEDKVKLQELDLFRKDVSTYVRLYDFMSQIVNYGDTYMESLSIFLRLLEKVIAESAWAADVDLSDVVLVGVKHNKAISVDISLVGDGQLKGISAAGTGAKKDPKYVALQIVIDKMNDLFGAETFAVSQIREFVQCLVQRLLADPNLVQQTKVNSKKQFLESQDFQAAVTEAVADNQDAHNTMADYFFTDGPAINAIIVALADAFYEAAVDQ